In Thiovibrio frasassiensis, one DNA window encodes the following:
- a CDS encoding bacteriohemerythrin → MKIIEWHEKFSVGIKEIDDQHKDLIEILDALYYAMLKAKGSELVETTLEKVLQYTKTHFATEELLFKKYSYPEEKAHKAEHDAMLKKVMAFQRDFTNGELIGVDLMQFLNSWFVEHLQTTDYRYVEFFKKKGISTLP, encoded by the coding sequence ATGAAAATCATCGAATGGCACGAAAAATTCTCCGTGGGAATCAAGGAAATCGACGACCAGCACAAGGACCTGATAGAGATCCTCGATGCGCTGTACTACGCCATGCTCAAGGCCAAGGGAAGCGAGTTGGTTGAAACCACCCTGGAAAAAGTGCTCCAGTACACCAAAACCCATTTTGCCACCGAGGAACTGCTCTTCAAGAAATACAGCTACCCCGAGGAAAAAGCGCACAAGGCGGAGCACGACGCCATGCTCAAGAAGGTTATGGCCTTCCAAAGAGACTTTACAAACGGGGAGTTGATCGGCGTGGATCTGATGCAGTTTTTAAACAGCTGGTTCGTGGAACACCTCCAGACCACGGATTATCGCTATGTGGAATTCTTCAAGAAAAAGGGGATATCCACACTCCCCTGA
- a CDS encoding GAF domain-containing protein, whose product MATLHTIITGFWPTKIRSQLILGVALVHLLLMSFFVFDLVARQRDFLSQQSLEQTKSLADTLAINSSSWVLANDVAGLQEIVLAVGQYPGLHFAMVITTDGKVLAHTEEARIGQKLSDEKSRALLSSEPTIQILYADRRILDIAAPILTNTGHLIGWARIAQGQEQIASNLVLISRNGLLYTLLAIVAGSLLAVLLGNRLTSSLNRLLGVCRQIKEGRRDLRMEISRHDEIGLLGEGLNTMLDAIIANENLILLNQQRLESLANIFQFQAANQQELLDYALEQALQLSDSRIGYIYYYDEETREFSLNSWSREVMQVCSIVEPKTRYHLDSCGLWGEAVRQRRPILVNNYHADSPFKKGCPQGHAALHNYLTIPVFHGEKIIAVLGVANRESDYQQGDVGQLTLLMDAVWKLVERKRAEEALRENRAMLQQILDTVPQSIFWKDKALAYLGCNRVFAQAAGLDEPGQITGKTDFDLPWPKEEGEAYRADDRKVIGGKQIKMHIVEPLQQADGKRIWIDTTKVPLRDGEGTVYGVLGVFEDITERMGVAQALEQSAREWSAAMDASDDIIYLLNLKREIVRANKAFYLATSTSPETAIGRHILEIIHPQGEPVPCPVCRAQEEKSDLQLIMEADNPDNPVARPLEITVKIVRDHDERPVSILMTLHDLSSARKEMEEKLTLEKQLRQAQKMEAIGTLAGGIAHDFNNILSIIFGYSELAMEATDPQSCRSHLEEVKKGAERATELVRQILTFSRKVDQQKLPLQVSLVVKEALKMLRASIPTTIALKQNIISDATVLADPTQIHQIMMNLCTNAYHAMRETGGTLFVSLNEVELDGEEFVDAELPPGKYLKLEVSDTGCGMAPKIKEKIFEPYFTTKKQGEGTGMGLAVVHGIVKSHHGHITVDSEEGKGTSIQVYLPLTAQSPDEIQTPVPPTQQSGKGEQILFVDDEEQIRGVTATILSKHGYQITTRTNGVEALAEFKKQPDRFQLLITDMTMPAMTGAELAREILALKPEMPIILCTGQSDLINREKALAMGITDYLNKPFTIQTILTAIKNALEQG is encoded by the coding sequence ATGGCAACACTGCACACAATTATAACCGGGTTCTGGCCCACCAAGATCCGTTCTCAGCTGATCTTGGGGGTGGCCCTGGTCCATCTGCTGTTGATGTCCTTTTTTGTTTTTGATCTGGTTGCCCGGCAACGGGATTTTTTGAGCCAACAGAGCCTGGAGCAGACCAAAAGCCTCGCCGATACCCTGGCCATCAACAGCAGTTCCTGGGTTCTGGCCAATGACGTGGCAGGGCTCCAGGAGATCGTCCTGGCCGTCGGCCAGTATCCCGGCCTGCATTTTGCGATGGTCATCACCACCGACGGCAAGGTCTTGGCGCACACCGAAGAAGCGCGCATCGGCCAGAAACTCAGCGACGAAAAAAGCCGCGCCCTCCTCAGCTCTGAACCGACCATCCAGATTCTTTATGCTGATCGGAGAATCCTCGACATTGCCGCGCCGATCCTGACCAACACCGGACACCTTATCGGCTGGGCGCGCATCGCCCAAGGCCAGGAGCAGATCGCGAGCAATCTGGTGCTTATTTCCCGCAACGGCCTCCTCTACACCCTGCTGGCCATTGTTGCCGGCTCGCTCCTCGCCGTACTCCTCGGCAACCGCTTGACCTCGAGCCTCAACCGGTTGCTCGGCGTATGCCGGCAGATCAAGGAGGGCCGCCGGGACCTGCGGATGGAGATCTCCCGCCATGACGAAATCGGTCTTCTGGGCGAGGGGCTCAACACGATGCTCGATGCGATCATTGCCAACGAGAACCTCATCCTCCTCAACCAGCAACGACTGGAAAGTCTCGCCAATATCTTCCAGTTTCAAGCCGCAAACCAGCAGGAGCTCCTGGACTATGCCCTGGAACAGGCGCTTCAGCTCAGCGACAGCAGGATCGGTTACATCTATTACTACGATGAGGAAACCCGCGAATTTTCCCTCAACAGCTGGTCCCGAGAGGTCATGCAGGTATGCAGCATTGTGGAGCCGAAGACCCGTTATCACCTTGACAGCTGCGGCCTGTGGGGCGAAGCGGTCCGCCAGCGCCGGCCCATCCTCGTCAATAACTATCATGCCGATAGCCCATTCAAAAAGGGTTGCCCCCAAGGGCATGCAGCCCTCCACAACTATCTGACCATCCCGGTGTTTCATGGAGAAAAAATTATCGCCGTCCTGGGCGTAGCGAACAGGGAGAGTGACTACCAGCAAGGGGATGTCGGCCAGCTCACCCTGCTGATGGATGCGGTCTGGAAGCTGGTGGAACGCAAACGTGCCGAGGAGGCGTTGCGGGAGAACCGCGCCATGCTTCAGCAAATCCTGGACACCGTTCCCCAATCGATCTTCTGGAAGGACAAGGCGCTTGCCTACCTGGGCTGCAACCGCGTTTTTGCCCAAGCCGCCGGTTTGGACGAACCGGGACAGATCACGGGTAAAACCGATTTCGACTTGCCCTGGCCGAAGGAAGAGGGCGAAGCCTATCGGGCCGATGACCGGAAGGTCATCGGCGGCAAACAAATAAAAATGCATATCGTGGAACCGCTGCAACAAGCGGATGGCAAGCGAATCTGGATCGACACCACCAAAGTCCCACTCCGGGACGGGGAGGGAACCGTCTACGGTGTTCTCGGGGTCTTCGAGGACATCACCGAGCGCATGGGGGTGGCGCAGGCCTTGGAACAATCGGCCAGGGAATGGTCCGCCGCCATGGACGCTTCCGATGACATTATCTACCTGCTGAACCTCAAGCGAGAAATCGTCCGGGCCAACAAGGCCTTTTATCTGGCCACCTCCACCAGCCCGGAAACCGCCATCGGCCGCCATATTCTTGAGATCATCCACCCACAGGGCGAACCCGTTCCCTGCCCCGTTTGCCGGGCGCAGGAGGAGAAAAGCGATCTGCAACTGATCATGGAGGCGGATAATCCGGACAATCCTGTTGCGCGCCCGCTGGAAATCACGGTGAAAATAGTCCGCGATCATGATGAGCGTCCCGTCAGCATTCTCATGACCCTCCATGACCTCAGCAGCGCCAGAAAAGAAATGGAGGAGAAGTTAACCCTGGAAAAACAGCTGCGGCAGGCACAGAAGATGGAGGCCATCGGCACCCTGGCCGGCGGCATTGCCCACGACTTCAACAATATCCTTTCCATTATCTTCGGCTACAGCGAATTGGCCATGGAGGCGACGGACCCACAAAGTTGCCGCAGCCATCTTGAAGAGGTCAAAAAAGGAGCGGAACGAGCAACAGAGCTGGTCCGGCAGATCCTGACCTTCAGCCGCAAGGTGGACCAACAAAAACTGCCCCTACAGGTCTCGCTGGTTGTCAAGGAAGCCCTGAAGATGTTGCGCGCCTCCATCCCGACCACCATCGCCTTGAAACAAAACATTATCTCCGACGCCACCGTTCTCGCCGACCCCACCCAGATCCATCAGATCATGATGAATCTCTGCACCAATGCCTACCACGCCATGCGGGAAACCGGGGGAACCCTCTTCGTCTCCCTGAACGAAGTGGAACTCGATGGAGAGGAATTTGTTGATGCCGAACTCCCCCCGGGGAAATACCTCAAGCTTGAAGTAAGCGACACCGGCTGCGGCATGGCTCCGAAAATAAAGGAAAAGATTTTCGAACCCTACTTCACGACCAAGAAACAGGGGGAAGGAACCGGCATGGGCCTTGCCGTGGTCCATGGCATCGTCAAAAGCCACCATGGCCATATTACGGTGGACAGCGAGGAGGGCAAAGGCACCAGCATCCAGGTGTATCTCCCGCTGACCGCACAGAGTCCGGACGAAATACAAACACCTGTCCCGCCGACACAACAGAGTGGCAAAGGCGAACAGATCCTTTTTGTTGACGACGAAGAGCAGATCCGCGGGGTTACCGCAACCATACTCTCCAAGCATGGCTACCAGATAACCACTCGAACCAATGGCGTGGAGGCACTGGCGGAATTCAAAAAACAACCGGATCGCTTCCAGCTGCTGATCACGGACATGACCATGCCTGCCATGACCGGGGCGGAACTCGCCCGAGAAATCCTCGCCCTCAAGCCGGAAATGCCGATCATTCTCTGCACCGGTCAAAGCGATCTGATCAACCGGGAAAAAGCCTTGGCCATGGGGATTACCGACTACCTGAACAAGCCCTTCACTATACAGACAATTCTTACTGCCATCAAAAACGCCCTTGAACAGGGATAG
- a CDS encoding phosphate/phosphite/phosphonate ABC transporter substrate-binding protein: MRDVHPGRSVTAHSPPRNRLAALLTALMLPLLLLACDSPKKEHYTPSYTSTPTAQQTVLIFGVHPLHNPQRLFETYGPLVEYLNRNFPDITIQLEASRSYAEFDKKLYSRHFHFALPNPYQTLNSLQHGYRIFAKMGEDDKFRGIIIARKDSGITRVADLKGKTVSFPAPTALAATMMPLYFLHTHGLDVNKEIKRLFSGSQESSIMNVYLGKSAAGATWPPPWQAFQERNPKMAAELEVKWESSPLPNNGLVARDDVPPEVVAKMRSLLISLHTHEEGRSLLATLPLARFENATEATYQPVRDFLKIYSASVH; this comes from the coding sequence ATGCGAGATGTCCACCCCGGCAGATCGGTCACTGCACACTCCCCGCCGCGGAATCGCCTTGCCGCTCTCCTGACCGCATTGATGCTCCCACTTCTGCTGCTCGCCTGTGATTCCCCAAAAAAAGAACACTATACCCCTAGCTACACCAGCACCCCGACCGCCCAGCAAACCGTCCTGATCTTCGGGGTGCACCCGCTCCACAACCCCCAGCGCCTTTTCGAAACCTACGGCCCCCTGGTCGAATACCTGAACCGGAACTTTCCCGACATCACCATCCAGCTGGAGGCCTCGCGCTCCTATGCAGAGTTTGACAAAAAACTTTACAGTCGCCACTTCCACTTCGCCCTGCCCAATCCCTACCAAACCCTCAACTCCCTGCAACATGGCTACCGCATCTTTGCCAAGATGGGCGAGGATGACAAGTTCCGCGGCATCATCATTGCCAGAAAGGACAGCGGTATCACCCGGGTGGCCGACCTGAAGGGCAAAACCGTCAGCTTCCCCGCCCCCACCGCCCTGGCGGCCACCATGATGCCTCTCTATTTTCTGCATACCCACGGTCTGGATGTGAACAAGGAGATCAAACGCCTCTTCTCCGGCTCACAGGAATCATCGATCATGAATGTCTATCTGGGGAAAAGCGCCGCCGGTGCTACCTGGCCGCCGCCCTGGCAGGCTTTTCAGGAGCGCAACCCAAAAATGGCGGCCGAACTTGAGGTAAAATGGGAATCCTCCCCCCTGCCCAACAACGGTCTGGTGGCCAGGGATGATGTCCCGCCCGAGGTGGTGGCCAAGATGCGATCGCTCCTGATTAGCCTGCACACCCACGAAGAAGGCCGCAGCCTTCTCGCAACATTGCCGCTGGCCCGTTTCGAGAATGCGACGGAAGCGACCTACCAGCCGGTGCGCGATTTCCTGAAAATCTATTCCGCATCTGTCCATTAA
- a CDS encoding YhdH/YhfP family quinone oxidoreductase — protein sequence MVVTETAPGLFQRAIVSKDLNELPAGEVLIRVRYSSLNYKDGLSASGNRGVTRRYPHTPGIDAAGEVVESSAPAFTAGDHVMVSCYDFGMNTPGGFSQYVRVPAKWVMPLPAPLSLRESMIYGTAGFTAAQSVDRLQRHPVLPDQGKILVTGATGGVGSMAVAMLAMSGYSVAAATGKPEQEHFLRELGAQDIVPRENSIDRSGRMLLKQKWAGVIDTVGGEMLATAIKSTRYGGAVTCCGNVASPDLPLNVYPFILRGVSLLGIDSAECPMSVRIPIWNKIATIWRLPNLEQLATEISLKELDQQIEAILHGKQKGRVILNLDA from the coding sequence ATGGTCGTCACGGAAACCGCCCCCGGCCTTTTTCAGCGGGCGATTGTCAGCAAAGATCTCAACGAGCTGCCTGCCGGCGAGGTCCTGATCCGGGTCCGCTACTCTTCGCTCAATTACAAGGATGGACTCTCCGCCTCGGGCAACCGGGGGGTGACCCGACGCTATCCGCACACCCCCGGCATCGACGCGGCCGGCGAGGTGGTGGAAAGCAGTGCCCCGGCTTTTACCGCCGGTGACCACGTCATGGTCTCCTGCTATGATTTCGGCATGAATACGCCGGGCGGTTTTTCCCAGTATGTCCGGGTGCCTGCCAAATGGGTCATGCCCCTGCCCGCCCCCCTCTCCCTGCGGGAAAGCATGATCTACGGCACCGCCGGTTTTACCGCGGCCCAATCCGTTGACCGGCTGCAGCGCCACCCGGTTTTGCCGGATCAAGGCAAGATCCTGGTCACCGGCGCCACCGGCGGCGTGGGCAGCATGGCCGTGGCGATGCTGGCGATGAGCGGCTATTCGGTGGCCGCCGCCACCGGCAAGCCGGAACAGGAACATTTTTTACGCGAGCTGGGCGCCCAAGACATTGTGCCCCGGGAAAACAGTATCGACCGCAGCGGCCGCATGCTCCTCAAGCAAAAATGGGCGGGGGTGATCGACACGGTGGGAGGCGAGATGCTGGCCACCGCCATCAAATCCACCCGCTATGGCGGGGCGGTGACCTGCTGCGGCAATGTCGCCTCTCCGGACCTGCCCCTGAACGTCTATCCCTTTATCTTGCGAGGAGTGAGCCTGCTGGGCATTGACAGCGCCGAATGCCCCATGTCCGTGCGTATCCCCATCTGGAACAAGATCGCCACCATCTGGCGATTGCCGAACCTGGAACAGTTGGCAACGGAAATTTCTCTCAAGGAGCTTGACCAGCAGATCGAAGCCATTCTCCATGGCAAGCAGAAGGGGAGGGTTATTCTCAATCTTGATGCCTGA
- a CDS encoding elongation factor G encodes MKLYDDKHIKNIVLLGSVKTGKTTLAETMVFEAGLTKRRGTVEDKNTISDYHQVEHDRGNSVYATSLHTEWRDYKINIIDTPGLDDFVGEIVSSLRVADTCVMLINAQYGVEVGTELVWNSVERFRKPIIFAINQVDHPKANYDGAVFSLQERFGKAPVLMQYPVNQGAGFNGIIDLLKMTMYRFPPEGGKPEKLPIPESEKERAEQLHNELVEKAAENDEALMELYFAKGSLDEDEMRTGIKIGMRNRSLFPIFCLSAKQNMGSGRMMGFIDNVAPSAHEMLPEHTLDGGELACDPAGPPVLFVFKTLVEPYLGKITFFKVCSGEVSEGQDLVNFQTGETERLAQLFIMDGKERNQVKKLSAGDIGATLKLKGTNTNHTLHAKEHKAGLAPIEFPEARIRSAIVAKEKKDEEKLAEALRDMQTEDQTFKAEFNAEVKQLILWGQGELHLQVARWRLEHVYGIKSEFAEPKIPYRETIQRPATAMYRHKKQSGGSGQFAEVHMRIEPHVEGAPDPTDLTVRGKEEIDLPWGGKLVFYNCIVGGVIDGKYLPSIQRGVMEKMQEGPMTGSHVRDVRVMVFDGKMHAVDSNDISFKIAGAQAFKEAFKQADPLILEPIYEMEIMVPEEVMGEVMGDLQTRRSIISGMESQGRYQVIKALTPLAEQYRYTTALKSITQGRASFKRRFKEYAPVPFEVQKGLAAQGAD; translated from the coding sequence ATGAAACTCTATGACGACAAGCACATCAAGAACATCGTGTTGTTGGGCAGTGTCAAAACCGGCAAGACAACCCTGGCCGAAACCATGGTTTTTGAGGCGGGACTCACCAAGCGGCGGGGCACGGTGGAGGACAAGAACACCATCTCCGACTATCACCAGGTTGAGCACGATCGCGGCAACTCGGTGTACGCCACCTCCCTGCATACCGAATGGCGGGATTACAAGATCAACATCATCGACACTCCCGGCTTGGACGATTTTGTGGGCGAGATTGTTTCCTCCCTGCGGGTGGCCGACACCTGCGTGATGCTGATCAACGCCCAGTATGGGGTGGAGGTGGGTACGGAGCTGGTCTGGAATTCGGTGGAACGATTCAGAAAGCCCATCATTTTTGCAATCAATCAGGTCGATCATCCCAAGGCCAATTATGACGGGGCGGTTTTTTCCCTGCAGGAACGGTTCGGCAAGGCACCCGTGCTGATGCAGTATCCGGTCAACCAGGGTGCCGGCTTCAACGGGATCATCGATCTGCTCAAGATGACCATGTACCGGTTCCCGCCCGAAGGCGGCAAGCCCGAAAAACTGCCCATCCCCGAGAGCGAGAAGGAAAGGGCGGAGCAGCTGCATAACGAGCTGGTGGAGAAGGCGGCGGAAAATGACGAGGCGCTCATGGAGCTCTACTTTGCCAAGGGCAGTCTGGATGAGGATGAAATGCGCACCGGAATCAAGATCGGCATGCGCAACCGGTCGCTTTTCCCGATCTTTTGCCTCTCCGCCAAACAGAATATGGGCAGCGGGAGGATGATGGGTTTCATCGACAACGTCGCCCCTTCGGCCCACGAGATGCTGCCCGAGCACACCCTGGACGGCGGCGAGCTCGCCTGCGATCCAGCCGGGCCACCGGTGCTCTTTGTCTTTAAAACTCTGGTCGAGCCCTATCTCGGCAAGATCACCTTTTTCAAGGTCTGTTCCGGCGAGGTGAGTGAAGGGCAGGATCTGGTCAACTTCCAGACCGGCGAGACCGAACGTCTGGCCCAGCTCTTCATCATGGACGGTAAGGAGCGCAATCAGGTGAAGAAGCTTTCCGCCGGAGATATCGGGGCGACCTTGAAGCTGAAAGGCACCAACACCAACCATACCCTGCACGCCAAGGAGCACAAGGCGGGGCTGGCTCCCATCGAATTTCCCGAAGCGCGGATCCGTTCGGCCATCGTGGCCAAGGAGAAAAAGGACGAGGAAAAATTGGCCGAGGCGTTGCGCGACATGCAGACCGAGGATCAAACCTTCAAGGCCGAGTTTAACGCGGAGGTGAAGCAGTTGATCCTCTGGGGGCAGGGCGAGTTGCACCTGCAGGTGGCCCGCTGGCGCTTGGAGCATGTCTACGGGATCAAGAGCGAATTTGCGGAGCCGAAGATCCCTTATCGGGAAACGATCCAGAGGCCGGCCACCGCCATGTACCGCCACAAAAAGCAATCCGGCGGCTCGGGCCAGTTTGCCGAGGTGCACATGCGGATCGAGCCCCATGTGGAAGGGGCGCCGGACCCCACCGATCTCACTGTGCGCGGCAAGGAAGAGATCGATCTTCCCTGGGGCGGTAAGCTGGTATTTTACAACTGCATCGTGGGCGGGGTTATCGACGGGAAGTACCTGCCGTCCATCCAGCGGGGGGTTATGGAAAAGATGCAGGAAGGGCCCATGACCGGCTCCCATGTGCGGGATGTGCGGGTCATGGTTTTTGACGGCAAGATGCACGCGGTGGATTCCAACGACATCTCCTTCAAGATCGCCGGAGCCCAGGCGTTTAAAGAGGCGTTCAAGCAGGCGGATCCACTGATCCTTGAGCCCATCTACGAGATGGAGATCATGGTACCGGAAGAGGTGATGGGTGAGGTGATGGGCGATCTGCAGACCCGGCGGTCGATCATCAGCGGCATGGAATCCCAGGGCCGCTATCAGGTGATCAAGGCCTTGACCCCTCTGGCCGAGCAGTACCGGTATACCACTGCGCTCAAATCGATTACCCAGGGGCGGGCCAGCTTTAAGCGGCGGTTCAAGGAATATGCGCCGGTGCCCTTTGAGGTGCAGAAAGGTTTGGCGGCGCAAGGCGCTGATTGA
- a CDS encoding 4Fe-4S dicluster domain-containing protein: MNTYNLYLNSKRCIGCHGCVVHCKANKNLPVGPILCEISHEPLKSVRGVPKTEFKFRSCYHCEDPFCVTICPTEAMKKREDGIVYVDVPKCIGCMACAGACPWGIPQHNPETNKAVKCDYCMDRLDAGLQPACVTKCTTHALKLVAMKEI, encoded by the coding sequence ATGAACACCTACAACCTGTATCTCAACAGCAAACGGTGCATAGGCTGTCACGGCTGCGTGGTCCATTGCAAGGCCAACAAGAACCTGCCGGTGGGTCCGATCCTCTGCGAGATAAGCCATGAACCGCTCAAATCCGTGCGGGGGGTTCCCAAAACCGAATTCAAGTTCCGCTCCTGCTACCACTGCGAGGACCCGTTCTGTGTCACCATCTGCCCCACAGAGGCGATGAAAAAACGGGAAGACGGCATCGTCTATGTGGATGTGCCGAAATGCATCGGCTGCATGGCTTGCGCCGGGGCCTGCCCCTGGGGTATCCCCCAGCACAATCCGGAAACAAACAAGGCGGTGAAATGCGATTACTGCATGGACCGCCTGGATGCCGGGCTGCAACCGGCCTGCGTGACCAAATGCACCACCCATGCCTTGAAACTCGTCGCCATGAAAGAAATCTGA
- a CDS encoding molybdopterin-containing oxidoreductase family protein — translation MKKSVWSMCGMCTVRCPIRVEVEGNTVTWLEGNQHILKGALCAKGSAGPSLVADKERPQQPLIRRGGRGAGRWEAVSWEFALDYIADKLKTIIDRHGPESIMASSRGGPFQDLVKAFTHALGSPNYSNHDSACGRNVHHASLSLFGLGRKGFIYDIKNAKHLVLFGRNILSSLRPAEVNQVMDMLDKGGKLTYVDVRQTLTGIKATNFFQVRPGTDYALALALIHEIIKAEGYDADFVERYTTGFDELAYFVENYSAEWAAKECGIKPKDIHELVDQLIADRPKVIFHPGWMLSRYNDSFYASRALNCLNALMGNIEVEGGLIFAKGAGDCGRKGPRSLNELSPKPTAKRADGVGDIYKHFEKGPGLFHLFYKAMATGIPYPIKGIICVRHDPFLCFPDPQAQKEALDNCDLIVSIDTHYSEFGWYSDVILPESTYLERDSMIAQQKGMKPRLIMRNKAIEPQADTLDLCTIIRGLATRLGLEQYFPFATPQDLWAWQLEPTGFSIADFEKKGFVEYADKPVMFDREKLEGKFKTPSGKIEIISQNLTEWGFPSWKPYVSPAKPPKGQYRLVFGRSPLHSHSHTVNNPLLNEMMPENTLWINTREASKMGVSEGDFVDVISGDVTCVITVKVTDFIHPEAVYTVHGFGRQIPLQTRAYHAGMSDQKLMKGQLQNMDPVGGGLNLCETFVTVRKSSKNHQRKVEL, via the coding sequence ATGAAAAAATCAGTCTGGAGCATGTGCGGCATGTGTACCGTCCGCTGCCCCATCCGGGTCGAGGTCGAGGGCAACACGGTGACCTGGCTCGAAGGCAACCAGCATATCCTGAAAGGCGCCCTGTGCGCCAAGGGCTCGGCCGGCCCCTCCCTGGTGGCCGACAAGGAACGCCCCCAGCAACCCTTGATCAGACGGGGCGGCCGGGGCGCCGGGCGCTGGGAAGCGGTGAGCTGGGAATTCGCCCTCGACTACATCGCGGACAAACTCAAAACCATCATTGACCGGCACGGCCCGGAATCGATCATGGCCAGCTCCAGGGGCGGCCCGTTCCAGGATCTGGTCAAGGCCTTCACCCATGCCTTGGGCTCGCCCAACTACAGCAACCACGACAGCGCCTGCGGCCGGAATGTGCACCATGCCAGCCTCTCCCTCTTCGGCTTGGGCCGCAAGGGGTTTATCTACGACATCAAGAATGCCAAACATCTGGTTTTGTTCGGCCGCAACATCCTCTCCTCCCTGAGGCCGGCCGAGGTCAACCAGGTCATGGACATGCTGGACAAAGGCGGCAAGCTCACCTATGTCGATGTGCGCCAGACCCTGACCGGGATCAAGGCAACCAATTTTTTCCAGGTGCGGCCCGGCACGGATTACGCCTTGGCCCTGGCCCTGATCCACGAGATCATCAAGGCGGAAGGGTATGACGCGGACTTCGTGGAACGCTACACCACCGGCTTTGACGAATTGGCCTATTTCGTGGAAAACTACTCGGCCGAATGGGCGGCCAAGGAGTGCGGCATCAAACCCAAGGACATCCACGAGCTGGTCGACCAGCTCATAGCCGACCGACCCAAGGTCATCTTCCATCCGGGCTGGATGCTCTCCCGCTACAACGATTCTTTTTACGCCAGCCGGGCCTTGAACTGCCTCAACGCCCTGATGGGCAATATCGAGGTAGAAGGCGGCCTCATCTTTGCCAAGGGTGCCGGAGACTGCGGCAGAAAAGGCCCCCGCAGCCTCAACGAACTCTCACCCAAGCCGACCGCCAAACGAGCCGATGGCGTGGGCGACATCTACAAACATTTCGAGAAAGGACCGGGACTCTTCCATCTTTTTTACAAGGCCATGGCCACAGGTATCCCTTATCCGATCAAGGGAATCATCTGCGTTCGCCACGATCCCTTCCTCTGCTTTCCCGACCCGCAGGCCCAGAAAGAGGCACTGGACAACTGCGACCTGATCGTTTCCATCGACACCCATTACAGCGAGTTTGGCTGGTATTCCGATGTGATCCTGCCCGAATCGACCTACCTGGAACGCGACAGCATGATCGCCCAGCAAAAGGGGATGAAGCCCCGGCTGATCATGCGCAACAAAGCTATCGAGCCGCAAGCCGACACCCTTGACCTCTGCACCATCATCAGGGGGCTTGCTACCCGACTCGGGCTTGAGCAATATTTCCCCTTCGCCACCCCCCAGGACCTTTGGGCCTGGCAGCTGGAACCCACGGGCTTCAGTATCGCCGATTTCGAGAAAAAGGGTTTTGTTGAGTACGCTGACAAACCGGTGATGTTCGACCGGGAGAAACTCGAGGGCAAGTTCAAAACCCCTTCCGGCAAGATCGAAATCATCAGCCAGAATCTTACCGAATGGGGATTTCCCTCCTGGAAGCCTTACGTGAGCCCAGCCAAACCGCCGAAAGGGCAGTATCGTCTGGTATTCGGCCGCTCACCGCTGCATTCCCACAGCCACACGGTCAACAACCCCTTGCTCAACGAGATGATGCCGGAAAACACCCTGTGGATCAACACCCGGGAAGCCAGCAAGATGGGGGTTTCCGAAGGAGATTTCGTCGATGTCATCTCCGGCGATGTCACCTGCGTGATCACGGTCAAGGTAACGGATTTCATCCATCCCGAGGCGGTCTATACCGTGCACGGCTTCGGGCGGCAGATCCCCCTCCAGACCAGGGCCTACCATGCGGGCATGAGCGACCAAAAACTCATGAAGGGCCAGTTGCAGAACATGGACCCCGTGGGCGGCGGGCTCAACCTCTGCGAAACCTTTGTCACCGTGCGAAAAAGCTCTAAAAACCATCAACGGAAGGTGGAACTATGA
- a CDS encoding response regulator, with amino-acid sequence MAHIFVLDDVLDAAVLTQRILSKKGHQVTIFTDEQEAMRYAMENQVDLAILDINLKKTNGISVLAALRRANPKIRVIMLTGYPTVETARKALHLGAADYCVKPIDKSELEQKVSAALAN; translated from the coding sequence ATGGCACACATTTTCGTCTTGGATGATGTCCTGGATGCCGCCGTACTGACCCAGCGAATCCTTAGCAAAAAAGGGCACCAGGTAACGATCTTTACCGACGAGCAGGAAGCGATGCGGTATGCCATGGAAAACCAGGTGGACCTGGCAATTTTGGACATCAACCTGAAAAAAACCAACGGGATCAGCGTGCTGGCAGCACTCCGCCGTGCGAACCCGAAGATCCGGGTGATCATGCTCACCGGCTATCCGACCGTTGAAACCGCCCGAAAGGCCCTGCACCTTGGCGCAGCAGACTACTGCGTAAAACCCATCGACAAAAGCGAGCTGGAACAGAAGGTTTCCGCCGCGCTGGCCAATTAA